The nucleotide window taaacaaaaatttaaataaaatgaaattaattaatttcaaaaatacatttactaataaattttaaagattttgttagaaataaatatttatatttatttttatttttttcaaatttgttttctaataaaataaaaatcatgatttttttatgagtgatatttttattttgaccatcatttaaattttatattaaatgtatctcactaatgctaatatacataatatttttagttactttaatcataatatcttttaatttaaaaaaaaacaaattctaacaaatctcttgaaaaagattataataagatcttaattgtcataaattgaatataaatatttttaactaatttcgtaattagtaatgaaatgttactaaaagaataaaattatatcctattttatcaattttataataatatctatcatttttaaataaaaatgttatattgaacaaaatatgataaaattattttaaattgataagttaacatattttttttataaatataaaatatttatgctaaaaatataatatgttggtagaacgggttaatattagtaaactatataatacatgtataaaaatttaacttatcttaaactttttaatatacagtattttattatataaaattaataaacattaaaaaattactaaaaaaatctagcgatttgaattacggatcatgattattataatttaaatacaatttttttttcatatatgttgtttcatgcattaaaaattttagtttagtaatcaaacgcaaattcattaagacaatatataataagcaacatatatatgtgatgattttaatttatagcatgaaaactataaaattattatatttggtataattatacaaacatttaaatatgtgagtaacattaaaaatatataataattatgtaaaacaaatatctatatatataaatatgaaaatatatacccgcacggttgtgcggatggaaatctagtttttatttaaagaaaaccGAACTAAGTGATTGCCAAACGTACCAAAAACCGAACTTAAAAAAACTACCGAATCTAACCGAACACCTAACTGAACTAACCAAAAATTTTGCTCCGGTTTGGTTCAAAATCACAGCCCTAGTCCTCATAGTAAGGTAGAGTTCTCTTACCGAGAAGAAGTCAGTGCTCTCTGCTGCCCAGAAGAAAACAACAGTCATCACTGCAAGGTATGTGCCAAGAACAACACCAGTTGCAAATATCTCTTTGAGTTTCCATGAATCAGGAAGTGGAGAAGGCTTTACTCTGTCCTTTGATATAGTCATTATAGTACCATCATTCAAGATCGCTATTACCAACACCATGAATGGTGAGAAGTCGTACTTCCATATGAGTGCAAGCAGCATAAAGCCCAAGACTACACGGATTGTGATGGAAACTGCATAGATTGTGTAGTTCTTCATTCTCTGGAAGATGGCTCTACTCGTTAGTACAGCACTAACTATGACACTGAGACCTGGCTCGGTTAGTACAATGTCAGATGCACTTCTAGCTGCATCAGTCGCATCAGCAACGGCTATTCCAATGTCAGCTCTCTTGAGAGCTGGAGCATCGTTCACTCCATCACCAGTCATGCCACATATGTGCTTCATCTCCTGTAGCCTCTTCACAATCTCATACTTGTGTTCTAatcaagaaagataaaaacagATTCCATTAGTGAATACATGAATCCATTAATGTTTtcgttagatttttttttaattgttttaccAGGGAAGACACCGGCGAATCCATCAGCCATCTCAATGAGTTCATCAACAGGAAGGCTAGATATAGATTCATCCTTATCCTGTCCAAGTAGAGCTGAAGAAGGATACATGTTTGTTCCCATACCGAGCCTACGACCAGTTTCCTTACCAATGGCGAGCTGGTCACCAGTGATCATCTTGACATTGACACCAAGGTCAAGAGCACGCCTGATTGTCTCTGCACTGTCATGTCTTGGAGGGTCAAAGAGAGGTAACAGACCAAGAAACTGCCATGGCTCTCCAGGGCTGTTCTTGTCCTTCTCGGAGACAGTCTAGGAAAAGTCAAAACATGAAAAGAACATTTTAACAAAGAACTAAACATATACTTGTCTCTAAAATTTTGGGATCAGGACATAAAAGCTTTTACCTGTCTGCCAACAGCAAGAGAACGAAGTCCTCTGTCAGCAAACTTGTCAATGATGTCATGAGCTCTCTTCTTTGCATCCTCTCTAAGGTTACATAGCTCAATGATCTACAGATTACAAAGACCAATCAGTGGAAAAGAACTTAAAAACTCTTTGAGAAGAATATGCATTTCTTACTTGCTCTGGTGCTCCTTTGCTGACACGGTGCCAGTTTCCACTAGCATCAATATAAGTGATAGCAGTACGCTTGTCCACAGGGTTAAATGGAAAGAAATGGACTTCAGTAATGCCCTCTCTTGCTTCTCTTGGATCACCAAGCATTCCCACAATGCAAGCATCAATAGCATCTTGGTTCTCAACTCTAGAGGCTCTTGCTGCATTCACAAGAAGCTGTTCCTTGTCCAAGTCTTTGACAAAAACCTCAACCATACTCTTGTCAACAGTAAGCTTGTTGAGTGTAAGAGTTCCAGTCTTGTCACTGCACAAAACATCCATCCCAGCCATCTCTTCAATAGCTGTCATTCTCTTTGTGATAGCTCCTTGTTGGGAGAGACGGTGAGAACCAATGGCCATGGTGACAGACAGAACAGTTGGCATTGCAATAGGTATTCCACCAATGAGAAGTACCAGAAGGTTGTCTATACCATCTCTGTAAGAACGGTGCTGGATAGGATACATGACAACGATCTCAATGACCATACCTATGGCGATGGAGCAGATGCAGAAGTTCCCAATAGCAGTCAACACTTTCTGGAAATGGCCTTCTTGGTTTGTGCTGTCTACTAGATGAGCTGCTTTGCCGAAGAAAGTGTGGACACCAGTGGCGATCACAACAGCTTCTAGCTCTCCTTGTTTGCAGGTGGAGCCAGAGTAAACTTCTTGGCCAGGGTTCTTGGTTACTGGTAAAGATTCACCGGTGAGTGCAGATTGATCAATCTTGAGAGGATCACCTTCCAGGAGACGACCATCTGCTGGAACAATGTCGCCTAGTTTGATGCTGATAATGTCTCCAGGAACCAATATAGCTGCCTCTTGCTCGCTCCACTTGCCATCCCTCAGAAGCTGTGATATGCATTAGTAATACATTGTTTTTTCTTGTAAGTATATACTCCATCCATTTTATATTAAgtgttgttttagtttttaaattttgtttcagTATAAATATCATTAAGTTTTCCAATTTTTTACTTGTTTTAAATTCATTAATTAATcaaatcaaacaattttttttataaacatgggtaaaatagaaaatttaacttgtgttcaaaattttttaataaaatttattatgaaacggatggagtattgTGAACtacttttttgtttgtaaaacttaCTTTGGTTTTGGGGGCTAGACCGGCCATCAAAGCGGCTGCTGCGTTGCCGGCGTTGTTTTCTTCAATGAAGCTAATGGTAGAGTTGATGATAAGAAGAACCGTGATACCCACGAAATCTTGCCAATCCGGTGGCCTTCCCTGCAGATTTCACAAGTTGTTTCAAAATGTGTTAAAAGTTAGAAAGAGAGGACGTGAGGTAGTAGTTAAGGTGGTAATATTACTCCTCCGTTGGCCAAGGCGATAGCCATGATAGCAGCTAACTCCATGACCCATGAGAGAGGGTTCCACATAAACCCTAAGAACTTCAAAACCTTGCTTTCCTGTGAGATTGAAACATGTTAAAAACTAGGCTTCCTTGGGAgtgaagaaacaaaataaatgaaaaaggttTGCTCAAGGTGTTTGCCTTTTTCTCTTCGAGCTTGTTAGGACCGAAGATCTCGAGACGAGTATGACCTTCGTCGCTTGTCAGTCCTTCCCTTGTGCATCTCAGCTGCGTAAACACCTCCTCTATTGGTATTTTCTCCTGTTCGGTCAAGAAAAAGTTAGCGTGGTATAAAAGATATCGAGAACGTAAAACtaagatggagaagaagatacTAACGAGATCGATGCCTTCGTTCTTGATATCGTCCCAGCTAGAATCTTTCCCCGCCGCcatcttgtgtttttttttttcagaaacagGGGTTGTTTTCTtgtgtcttttctttttaaaactctttcttGACAGATGTTTTCAAAGTTTCTTTGCagttttttgtgtgtgttttcaaACTGATAATTTTCTCtcgatttttttcctttttctgttGTTATTTCAACGAAACAGAAGAAACAAAAGGGAgaaaaacagaaacaagaaaatatatttttttgtaaaattattttttgtaagaaACTAGTGTTGAAGGTGTAGTCTTTATATAAGGTGTAGAGAGACAGATAACAAGATTAGCAGCGGGAGTTTTTGCAATGGGGAAAGTCCAGGTCCTTCGCTTCACTCCCGCTTTCATCTCCTCCTTCCACTAATCAACTTCCACTTGTCTTTCTGTCTCTCTCTGTGTTCTTTTGCCAAAATAACCATAACCACATGTAGGAGATTTTGCTCACAGTGAAAGAAAGAGATTAAAAAAGAATTAACTATTGCAAGACACTTGCATGAttaatactctctccgttttgGATGATATTTTGTTCCacaaaaggaaataaaaagtGTGTATTCTTTGGACGATATTTATTTCTGACACTAATGATTTATCAATTGTAGAGTAAGGAGATGCATTAGGAGGGAAAGTGCTTTTCATTATGTTTTAGAGAGTAGTACTTAGACAAGACAATTCATGTTTAAGACCAAAACGAAATGAAGAAAGCTAAAAAAACACCATCCActaaagggaagaagaagaagtcaaactaaaaactaaaaagcaatTAGCAAATCTCATTTTTTGCTGGTTGTTACTCTTGGCTTCGCCTTCACCTCGCTTTCCTGCAAATTCATTCAAACCAAATCAATACACACTCCTCCTACTAATAATGTTTGGAAAGATGACTAATATTTTTATGAGTTGAGAGTTACACACTACACACATACCTCTGGCAGGTGCAAGAAGATGCTGCTTTTCGCAGTTGCCGGGTTGTGATTCTCTGCACCTTTGCTCCAGTCATAGCACGACTACAATACAAATGGAAAGAAAAACATTACTTTTATTCTATTTTCTCCATAGTCATTTGTATTATGATGAAAAATACTCTTTTGATTTTGCACATGTAACATCATATGATAAAGTGTAAAACAAAGAAGATGTAGAGCATACCGCATAGGCATATATGGACCCATCGTGGTTAAACGAACTACAAGTAATTGGCTGATTGCACCTTGACATCACCTGACATTCATCAGTAAACAATGCACACAAACCAGTTAGATATTCTATATATTAACAAGACAAAAATCTCAATGGAAAACAAAGATGCAACACGATGATTAATACCTTGAGTCTTTGTTTGCTATCCTTGTCCCAGAAATGGAACGCCCCATCGGAGCCAGCAGTGGCAAAAGTGCCATGTACCTTCATATTACACAACTCAAACAATTACCATCTGTACAAATCTACTTTCATGATGTTTTGAAGCTTAAGAACACATAAGCCAAAGAGAGCTTACTGGGTGGAAGTTCAGAGCATTGACAGAATAGATATCATTCCCATCTCTGTGACATTTGAATGTGAAGTTTTTGTCCTGTTGAGAACCATCCAGATGGTGGACACCAACCCGCCCCTCAATTGAACCAACCTACAGTGAGAGGAAAGAGCATCGGATCTGGTTACATATTGAACGATTTGTGTGATCTAGATAAGGTGTGACTGATTAAACAACTACAAACACTACTATACTTTATTTGTCACTAAAACAACCAACAGAAACTTCTCAACTAATAAAAGAGCGTGAGAGCAACGCAAAATGTAATCATCAGCAAACAACCTAGATTCCTGTACCATTGAATTAGCCAAAACGCAATTGAAAAGATATACAAGAAGACATACCAAAAATCCTTGCTGATCAGGGAAGGCAGCAACACACCTCGTCTGGTACTTCAGCGGTGACACGACTCTCTTGAACTCGGTCTGCAGTTTaccaaattaataaaaagtttattacaCAAGAGAGATAGTAAATCTGATGCGTTACAAAGACTTGTTCTTTGTAAGATAGAATACAGGCTTATTCAACTGATACATATCCATATGGTGCTAAAATAATCCATGAATTCTCAAAACAATGTGATGAGCATTCTTAGCACTCGGAGCTCATACACAAgtcataaaatagaaaaaaacaagGACATGATCGTACCTGAGGATTTTGTAAGTTGAAGACAATCAGATTCCTATCTGCAGTTCCCACAACCAGCAGAGGATGTTTCACAGACAATGAATAGCATTTATCTGGAAGCTGTTGGGTATGGACTGGAGTTTGCTGCCTTGTGTCCCAATATctggaagaaaaaaacaacataCATTGTTAGATAAATAAACATAACGCACATAAATTAGTTTAATCAGTCAACCAATTCTACCACT belongs to Brassica rapa cultivar Chiifu-401-42 chromosome A07, CAAS_Brap_v3.01, whole genome shotgun sequence and includes:
- the LOC103830447 gene encoding ATPase 9, plasma membrane-type, which gives rise to MAAGKDSSWDDIKNEGIDLEKIPIEEVFTQLRCTREGLTSDEGHTRLEIFGPNKLEEKKESKVLKFLGFMWNPLSWVMELAAIMAIALANGGGRPPDWQDFVGITVLLIINSTISFIEENNAGNAAAALMAGLAPKTKLLRDGKWSEQEAAILVPGDIISIKLGDIVPADGRLLEGDPLKIDQSALTGESLPVTKNPGQEVYSGSTCKQGELEAVVIATGVHTFFGKAAHLVDSTNQEGHFQKVLTAIGNFCICSIAIGMVIEIVVMYPIQHRSYRDGIDNLLVLLIGGIPIAMPTVLSVTMAIGSHRLSQQGAITKRMTAIEEMAGMDVLCSDKTGTLTLNKLTVDKSMVEVFVKDLDKEQLLVNAARASRVENQDAIDACIVGMLGDPREAREGITEVHFFPFNPVDKRTAITYIDASGNWHRVSKGAPEQIIELCNLREDAKKRAHDIIDKFADRGLRSLAVGRQTVSEKDKNSPGEPWQFLGLLPLFDPPRHDSAETIRRALDLGVNVKMITGDQLAIGKETGRRLGMGTNMYPSSALLGQDKDESISSLPVDELIEMADGFAGVFPEHKYEIVKRLQEMKHICGMTGDGVNDAPALKRADIGIAVADATDAARSASDIVLTEPGLSVIVSAVLTSRAIFQRMKNYTIYAVSITIRVVLGFMLLALIWKYDFSPFMVLVIAILNDGTIMTISKDRVKPSPLPDSWKLKEIFATGVVLGTYLAVMTVVFFWAAESTDFFSAKFGVRSISGNPHELTSAIYLQVSIISQALIFVTRSRSWSYAERPGFWLIAAFFIAQLVATIIAVYANWDFARIRGTGWGWAGVIWLYSIVTYIPLDILKFIIRYALSGRAWDNVIENKTAFTSKKDYGKGEREAQWAQAQRTLHGLQPAQPSEMFNDKSTYRELSEIADQAKRRAEVARLRERHTLKGHVESVVKQKGLDIEAIQQHYTL
- the LOC103830448 gene encoding protein RAE1, with amino-acid sequence MVTFGATANTNPNKSFEVTPSPSDSISSLSFSPRADVLVATSWDNQVRCWEISRSGTSLSSAPKASISHDQPVLCSAWKDDGTTVFSGGCDKQAKMWPLLSGGQPVTVAVHDAPIVDMACIPGMNLLVTGSWDKTLKYWDTRQQTPVHTQQLPDKCYSLSVKHPLLVVGTADRNLIVFNLQNPQTEFKRVVSPLKYQTRCVAAFPDQQGFLVGSIEGRVGVHHLDGSQQDKNFTFKCHRDGNDIYSVNALNFHPVHGTFATAGSDGAFHFWDKDSKQRLKVMSRCNQPITCSSFNHDGSIYAYASCYDWSKGAENHNPATAKSSIFLHLPEESEVKAKPRVTTSKK